The Akkermansia sp. N21116 genome includes a region encoding these proteins:
- a CDS encoding VWA domain-containing protein produces MSISSSTQPNKQEQLAAMREFSNNTNARLPVLFLLDASSSMNGIVRGDNQHILRQEHSDGINWNIVTGDNIVTRMDELNTGFQRFVSDILADPLAKLAADVAVITFARTTTTVKEFGPIRESDTGLKISTSQENETLLGEAVELALTELDRRKRTYRKHGVEYYQPWLVVMTDGVPTSARHRELEERLKELTAARKLSVFVFGIGRADLSELSCISPGRPPMQVNDQKFPELFAWLSRSVHMVSMSMPGDGVSLTPPPEDVWQV; encoded by the coding sequence ATGTCTATATCATCATCGACACAACCAAACAAACAGGAACAGCTCGCCGCCATGCGCGAGTTCAGCAACAACACCAACGCCCGGCTTCCCGTTCTCTTCCTGCTGGATGCCAGCAGCAGTATGAACGGCATTGTCCGGGGCGACAACCAACACATCCTCCGCCAGGAGCATTCTGACGGGATCAACTGGAATATCGTCACGGGAGACAATATCGTCACCCGGATGGACGAACTCAATACCGGGTTCCAGCGGTTCGTCAGCGATATCCTCGCCGATCCTCTGGCGAAGCTGGCCGCCGATGTAGCGGTGATCACATTCGCCCGGACAACGACGACGGTGAAAGAATTCGGTCCGATCCGGGAATCAGACACAGGCCTGAAGATCTCCACGTCACAGGAGAATGAAACGCTCCTGGGCGAAGCTGTCGAGCTGGCTCTGACTGAACTCGATAGGCGCAAACGTACCTACCGGAAACACGGAGTGGAATACTACCAACCGTGGCTCGTCGTGATGACAGACGGAGTACCGACCAGCGCCCGGCACCGGGAGCTGGAGGAACGATTGAAGGAACTGACGGCTGCCCGCAAGCTCAGCGTGTTCGTCTTCGGTATCGGCCGCGCTGATCTGTCGGAGCTTTCCTGCATCAGCCCGGGGCGTCCTCCCATGCAGGTCAATGATCAGAAGTTCCCGGAACTGTTCGCATGGCTGAGCCGTAGCGTCCATATGGTCAGCATGTCCATGCCGGGCGACGGGGTATCGTTGACTCCTCCCCCCGAAGATGTGTGGCAGGTATAG
- a CDS encoding virulence RhuM family protein yields MTHLPTEDETPVPGELLLYTSPDGNIRLDLRIHDETLWMTQQMMAELFQTSKQNIGQHIANILQEGELQEEGTVKKFFTVRLEGERQVKRSVIFYNLDMIISVGYRVNSIRGTQFRIWATQRLKEYMIKGFAIDDERLKNPPIPGTTPLPDYFDELLERIRDIRASERRMYLRIKDVFAMAADYMPYGKETTEFFSSIQNKLHYAITGHSAAELMMIRADASVPNMGLTSWAGDRIHASDVTVAKNYLNEEEISDFNRLTSLCLDFVEDQAKNRREIFLHEWEDKLNELLRLMGRRVLKGKGQRSKKQAQAHVRGQYRLYEERRRLEAEHQAEQDYVKELEQDIKKLENRKGRK; encoded by the coding sequence ATGACCCATCTGCCGACAGAAGATGAAACCCCGGTTCCCGGAGAGTTGTTATTGTATACTTCTCCGGATGGCAACATCCGTCTGGATCTTCGCATCCATGATGAGACCTTGTGGATGACCCAGCAGATGATGGCCGAACTGTTTCAGACAAGTAAACAGAACATCGGACAACATATTGCGAATATCCTGCAAGAAGGTGAGCTTCAAGAGGAGGGAACTGTAAAGAAATTCTTTACAGTTCGATTGGAGGGAGAACGACAGGTGAAACGTTCTGTTATCTTCTACAACCTCGATATGATCATTTCCGTCGGTTACCGGGTGAATAGCATACGGGGCACTCAATTTCGCATATGGGCGACCCAGCGCCTGAAGGAATACATGATCAAGGGGTTTGCCATTGATGACGAACGCTTGAAGAACCCGCCGATTCCCGGAACGACACCACTGCCGGACTACTTTGATGAATTGCTCGAGCGTATTCGGGACATTCGTGCCAGCGAACGGCGCATGTACCTGCGCATCAAGGACGTTTTTGCCATGGCGGCTGACTATATGCCGTACGGAAAGGAAACGACGGAGTTTTTCAGCTCGATTCAGAACAAACTGCACTATGCCATTACCGGACACAGTGCTGCGGAATTGATGATGATTCGGGCAGACGCATCAGTGCCCAACATGGGGTTGACCAGCTGGGCTGGAGACCGAATCCATGCCAGTGATGTTACGGTCGCAAAGAACTACCTTAACGAGGAAGAAATCAGCGATTTCAATCGTTTGACTTCCCTGTGCCTGGACTTTGTCGAGGATCAGGCAAAGAACCGCCGTGAGATATTCCTGCATGAGTGGGAAGACAAGCTTAACGAACTGCTTCGTCTCATGGGAAGGCGTGTACTGAAAGGCAAGGGGCAGCGGTCAAAGAAGCAGGCCCAGGCGCATGTCCGGGGACAATACCGGCTTTATGAGGAGCGCCGCAGGCTGGAGGCTGAACATCAGGCGGAACAGGACTATGTGAAAGAACTGGAGCAGGATATCAAAAAGCTGGAGAACAGGAAGGGTCGCAAATAA
- a CDS encoding serine/threonine-protein kinase, whose product MDASGFALPPGTLLGNYKLLKVLGQGGFGITYIAWDSQLRRNIVLKECFPLGLCSRDPDTSAIIPLPHASQQVYRAAMDTLRKEAQTLAFLNHERIVRVYDVFESHGSIFYVMPWLEGGSLRERMDEVANGNSTMTTEQTVEWLLLLLDGLDYLHGKGISHRDIKPGNILFDERGLPVLIDFGAALNKPEVTCTITQGEFSYAYASPEQITGKGKIGSWTDFYALAATWYELITGTPAEPADRRLMQDDVVPLSGMTFSQPWPRELLASIDRNLRLKPEERCQTAGQWKEWLDQGKPRGLRKTGATRKTVSSAVTVAVIILVLAGVWLWQQSSRTDVPSSASHPSEQWAARPSQEFKDALYKKIRAYYKLEDYLGKVKEYERKAETAQRQCLKEMDELKQELEKEILSLATYNDAMDYLDIIGKRYDALMKKWGATCDELNKGYLNEVRLPLSNITDDVIATYPAETREEELLLPAMEDRIQKECNDAQLAEFFWKLNDVISKDSTDQMSFLMNMAQKRAQKLPVSQE is encoded by the coding sequence ATGGACGCCTCCGGCTTCGCATTGCCTCCGGGAACTCTGCTGGGCAATTACAAGTTGCTCAAGGTACTGGGACAGGGAGGTTTCGGCATCACCTACATTGCCTGGGACAGCCAGCTCAGGCGCAACATCGTTCTCAAGGAATGTTTTCCGTTGGGGCTATGTAGCCGCGATCCGGATACCAGCGCCATTATCCCCCTTCCGCACGCATCACAGCAGGTGTACCGGGCCGCGATGGATACTCTCCGCAAGGAGGCGCAGACGCTGGCTTTCCTGAACCATGAACGTATCGTCCGGGTCTACGACGTCTTCGAGTCCCATGGAAGCATCTTCTATGTGATGCCGTGGTTGGAAGGCGGTTCGCTGCGGGAACGCATGGACGAAGTAGCCAACGGGAACAGTACGATGACCACGGAACAAACCGTCGAGTGGCTCCTGCTCCTTCTGGATGGGCTGGACTATCTCCATGGCAAGGGGATTTCTCATCGCGACATCAAGCCCGGCAACATCCTTTTTGACGAACGGGGATTACCGGTTCTGATCGACTTCGGGGCGGCGCTCAACAAGCCGGAAGTGACCTGTACGATCACTCAGGGAGAATTCTCGTACGCCTACGCCTCCCCGGAACAAATCACTGGAAAAGGCAAAATCGGTTCATGGACGGACTTTTATGCATTGGCCGCAACCTGGTACGAGCTGATTACCGGAACACCCGCTGAACCGGCTGACAGGCGGTTGATGCAGGATGATGTCGTCCCACTCTCAGGCATGACATTTTCCCAACCATGGCCTCGGGAATTACTGGCATCTATTGACCGGAATCTGCGGCTCAAGCCTGAAGAGCGTTGCCAGACAGCGGGACAGTGGAAGGAATGGCTGGATCAGGGAAAACCCAGGGGGCTACGGAAAACGGGAGCTACCAGAAAAACCGTTTCCTCCGCAGTCACTGTTGCCGTCATCATTCTTGTACTTGCCGGCGTATGGCTATGGCAACAGTCGTCCCGGACTGACGTTCCTTCTTCTGCATCCCATCCGTCCGAACAATGGGCAGCCAGGCCATCTCAGGAATTCAAGGATGCTCTGTACAAAAAAATCCGAGCCTACTACAAACTGGAAGACTACCTTGGCAAAGTTAAGGAATACGAACGGAAGGCCGAGACAGCGCAACGCCAATGCCTCAAGGAGATGGATGAACTGAAACAGGAGCTGGAAAAGGAGATTCTGTCCCTTGCGACCTACAATGACGCCATGGATTACCTCGATATCATCGGGAAGAGATATGATGCATTGATGAAAAAATGGGGGGCAACCTGTGATGAACTGAATAAGGGGTATCTCAACGAAGTCCGACTGCCCCTGTCAAATATCACTGATGATGTCATTGCCACCTATCCGGCTGAAACCAGGGAGGAGGAACTATTGCTTCCTGCCATGGAAGACAGAATTCAGAAAGAATGCAATGATGCTCAACTCGCAGAATTTTTCTGGAAATTGAATGATGTTATCAGTAAGGACTCCACGGATCAAATGAGCTTCCTGATGAACATGGCCCAGAAACGGGCACAGAAATTACCCGTTTCTCAAGAATGA